The following proteins come from a genomic window of Gossypium raimondii isolate GPD5lz chromosome 5, ASM2569854v1, whole genome shotgun sequence:
- the LOC105768228 gene encoding kinesin-like protein KIN-14C — MASRNQNRPPRSPSTRKEIGDENPLDKRRRLGAVGRGVGPTATGRTRRAFSAVNNLQDATTAANAENAEECHEFTKEEVEAILNERPKAKKFDLKAKYEHAAEHNKRLKLCVKWFQQCDENHVLDKEKLKNSLESAEKKCIDTELEKKNKEEELNAVISELRDSNASLQEKLSKEVSEKLDAINRHKSEIEARVTAEKSVASLTEDLQKAQQDIAAANERAASLDNTHKRLQEYILSLQQYNSKLITDLETVRESLKRVEKEKLTIVENLSSLRGHCSSLQEQLTLSRASQDDAVNQKETLVNEVKCLRGELQQVRDDREHQVSKVQALSAEIVKFKESTGRSFAELDNLTMKSKSLEETCSSQREQLRILELQLAAANEKLKRADLSASETRVEYLEQKRTIQELQDRLADMEHKLIEGENLRKKLHNTILELKGNIRVFCRVRPLLPDDGAAEGAVVSYPTSTESLGRGIDLIQNGQKYPFTFDKVFNPEASQQDVFVEISQLVQSALDGYKVCIFAYGQTGSGKTYTMMGRPEAQEQKGLIPRSLEQIFQSSQLLQAQGWKYKMLASMLEIYNETIRDLLSTNRSIGSDPTRAESAVSGKQYTIKHDANGNTHVSDLTIVDVSTITEISSLLRQAAQSRSVGRTQMNEQSSRSHMVFTLRILGINEGTEQQVQGVLNLIDLAGSERLSKSGATGDRLKETQAINKSLSSLSDVIFALAKKEDHVPFRNSKLTYLLQPCLGGDSKTLMFVNVSPDPSSVGESLCSLRFAARVNACEIGVPRRQMTLRAADSRLSCG, encoded by the exons AAACGGAGAAGGCTTGGAGCAGTAGGAAGAGGAGTAGGACCCACAGCAACAGGGCGAACCCGACGAGCTTTTTCAGCTGTTAACAATCTCCAAGACGCCACAACCGCTGCTAACGCCGAGAACGCTGAGGAATGTCATGAATTCACTAAAGAAGAAGTGGAAGCGATTTTGAATGAGAGGCCGAAAGCTAAAAAGTTCGATCTGAAG GCTAAATATGAGCACGCGGCTGAACATAATAAAAGGCTTAAGCTTTGTGTGAAATGGTTTCAACAATGTGATGAGAATCATGTACTTGATAAAGAGAAGCTTAAGAATTCATTAGAGTCCGCTGAGAAAAAATGCATTGATACAG AGTTAGAGAAGAAAAACAAGGAGGAAGAATTGAATGCGGTTATTTCTGAGTTAAGGGACAGTAATGCGTCCTTACAGGAGAAGCTTTCGAAGGAAGTGTCTGAAAAGCTG GATGCTATTAACCGCcataaaagtgaaattgaagCTAGGGTTACTGCTGAAAAGTCAGTTGCTTCTTTGACAGAAGATCTTCAGAAAGCTCAGCAGGATATAGCAGCTGCGAATGAGAGG GCTGCATCACTTGACAATACACACAAGCGATTACAAGAGTACATCCTGAGTCTTCAACAGTACAATTCCAAATTAATTACTGACCTTGAAACAGTCCGTGAGTCGCTCAAACGTGTAGAAAAGGAGAAATTGACAATAGTGGAGAATCTTAGCTCTCTAAGGGGCCACTGTAGTTCATTGCAAGAGCAATTAACTTTGTCAAGA GCTTCACAAGATGATGCTGTTAATCAAAAGGAAACATTAGTTAATGAAGTCAAATGTCTACGAGGGGAACTACAACAAGTGAGGGATGATCGTGAACACCAAGTGTCAAAAGTTCAAGCCTTATCTGCCGAAATAGTGAAGTTCAAGGAAAGTACTGGAAGATCATTTGCAGAATTAGATAACTTGACTATGAAATCAAAATCCTTGGAG GAAACATGCTCTTCTCAGAGGGAGCAACTAAGAATACTGGAACTTCAGCTTGCAGCTGCAAACGAGAAACTAAAG AGGGCTGATTTATCAGCTTCAGAAACAAGGGTGGAATATTTAGAACAAAAAAGAACCATACAAGAACTACAAGATCGATTGGCAGATATGGAACATAAACTGATTGAAGGAGAGAATTTAAGGAAAAAGCTGCACAATACTATTTTG GAACTGAAAGGGAATATTCGTGTATTTTGTCGGGTACGTCCTCTATTACCGGATGATGGTGCGGCAGAAGGTGCAGTAGTCTCTTATCCTACATCAACGGAATCTCTTGGCCGTGGAATTGACTTGATACAAAATG GGCAAAAATATCCTTTCACATTTGACAAGGTTTTCAATCCTGAAGCTTCACAGCAAGATGTTTTTGTGGAGATATCCCAGTTGGTCCAGAGTGCCCTTGATGGATACAAG GTTTGTATATTTGCCTATGGACAGACAGGATCAGGTAAGACTTATACTATGATGGGAAGGCCAGAAGCCCAAGAGCAAAAAGGGTTGATACCTCGTTCGTTGGAGCAGATATTCCAAAGTAGCCAGTTACTGCAGGCACAAGGATGGAAATACAAAATGCTG gcttcAATGTTGGAAATATACAACGAGACCATTCGTGATTTGTTATCAACCAATCGATCTATTGGTTCAGATCCAACGCGTGCAGAAAGTGCAGTTTCTGGAAAGCAGTATACAATTAAACATGATGCAAATGGTAATACACATGTCAGTGATCTGACCATTGTCGATGTTAGTACCATAACAGAGATTTCCTCTCTTTTAAGGCAGGCTGCTCAAAGCAG GTCTGTGGGCAGGACGCAGATGAATGAACAATCGTCTAGAAGTCACATGGTTTTTACATTAAGGATATTGGGCATAAACGAG GGTACTGAGCAACAAGTACAGGGTGTCTTGAATCTCATTGATCTTGCAGGAAGTGAACGATTGTCAAAGAGTGGTGCAACTGGAGATAGGTTGAAGGAGACTCAG GCCATTAACAAGAGCTTATCGAGTTTGAGTGATGTCATATTTGCGTTGGCCAAAAAGGAGGATCATGTGCCTTTTAGGAATTCCAAGCTGACATATCTTCTCCAG CCTTGTCTTGGTGGAGATTCAAAAACCCTTATGTTTGTGAATGTATCACCGGATCCTTCTTCGGTGGGTGAGTCTCTGTGCTCCCTCCGTTTTGCTGCTAGAGTGAATGCATGTGAAATCGGAGTTCCCCGCCGTCAGATGACATTGCGAGCAGCTGATTCTCGGTTGAGCTGCGGCTGA